The DNA region GTCGAGCAGGCGATGATGGTCGCGACCTGGGGTGCGGGGTCGCTCGCCTCCCTCGGCTTTGACCAGTTGCTGCCGGCGGCGGTCGTCTTCGTGATCGTGGTGGTCGCCTCGATGCCGCTCGCCCGAACCCTTCCGGTGCTCGAGATGGGCGACGACGCGGCCATGGAGCTCGGCATGAGACCGGGACGAACGCGCCTCACGGCTATGATCTTGGGCGTCGCACTCATGGCGCTCGTCACCGCTGCGGCGGGACCCATCTCGTTCATCGCGCTCGCGGCCCCGCAGATTTCGCAGCGGCTCACCCGCTCGAACACTCCCATGGGGCTCGCGCCCGTTATGCTGACCGGTGCGGCGCTCGTGGTGATCTCTGATGCGGTGGCGCAGCTGCTCGCCGTGCCCGTTGGCGTGGTGACGGTTTCTGTTGGCGGGCTATACCTTGCGTGGCTGCTCGCGACCCAGTATCGGAGCAGAGCATGATGCGCACAGCAACCTCTGACCACGCAACCGGCTCACGGCAAGCCGAACGAAAGGAAACCCCAATGACCGCCTCACTGCTCGCTCGCGATGTGACGCTCGGCTACGGTGACAAGAACATCATTGAGGGGCTTTCTCTCGAGGTTCCCGACCACTCGTTCACGATCATTATCGGGCCCAACGCCTGCGGTAAATCGACGCTGCTGCGCGGCTTCTCGCGACTGTTGAAGCCGGCTGATGGCGCCGTGCTGCTTGACGGCAAGACCCTGCACTCGCAGAGCCCCAAGGTGGTCGCGCGGCGCCTCGGGCTCCTGCCGCAGTCATCGATCGCCCCCGACGGTATTACGGTGGGCGACCTCGTTGGTCGCGGCCGCTTTCCGCACCAGAGCGCGCTTCGCACGTGGAGCAAACAGGACGAGAAAGCGGTGATCGAGGCGCTTGAAGCGACCAACACAACCGAACTCTCGCATCGCCTCGTCGATGAGCTCTCGGGCGGCCAGCGGCAGCGAGTGTGGGTCGCGATGGCCCTCGCGCAGCAGACTGAGCACCTTCTGCTCGACGAGCCGACGACCTTTCTCGACATCGCGCACCAGATCGACCTGCTCGAACTCTTCTCAGAGCTGCACCGCGGGGGAACGACGGTCGTCGCTGTGCTCCACGACCTGAACCATGCGGCGCGCTACGCAACCCACCTCGTCGCGATGCGCGATGGCGCGATCGTGGCCCAGGGTGATCCGCGAGAGGTCATCACCGAAGAGCTCGTTGAGGCGGTCTACGATCTGCCCTGCAAGGTCATCACCGACCCGGTTTCGGGTGCGCCGCTCGTGTTGCCGCTCGGAAAGAGTCATTCGTGACCGTCGCTCCCGGCTCTCTTTTTCGCGCAGCGCTCACGGGTGAGGGCAGGGGGTTCGCGCTCACCGGTGCCACGGTGCTGCTCATGGTGCACGCGCTCGCAGAGGCCGCGATTCCCGTGCTCATCGGCGTCGTCGTCGACCGCGCGA from Leucobacter sp. UCMA 4100 includes:
- a CDS encoding ABC transporter ATP-binding protein; amino-acid sequence: MTASLLARDVTLGYGDKNIIEGLSLEVPDHSFTIIIGPNACGKSTLLRGFSRLLKPADGAVLLDGKTLHSQSPKVVARRLGLLPQSSIAPDGITVGDLVGRGRFPHQSALRTWSKQDEKAVIEALEATNTTELSHRLVDELSGGQRQRVWVAMALAQQTEHLLLDEPTTFLDIAHQIDLLELFSELHRGGTTVVAVLHDLNHAARYATHLVAMRDGAIVAQGDPREVITEELVEAVYDLPCKVITDPVSGAPLVLPLGKSHS